A stretch of the Geovibrio thiophilus genome encodes the following:
- a CDS encoding sulfate ABC transporter substrate-binding protein — protein MKNVTGKLLTVFILTIIPLSLFAKEVTLLNVSYDPTREFYEEYNSAFAKYWLDKTGDKVTVRQSHGGSGKQARSVIDGLEADVVTLALAYDVDALHEKANLIPADWQKRFKQNSSPYTSTIVFLVRAGNPKNIKDWNDLTKPGVSVITPNPKTSGGARWNYLAAWAYALKHNNGSEAKAAEFLSALFKNVPVLDSGARGATITFVERGIGDVFISWENEAFLAVNKLGKGKFEIVVPSLSILAEPPVAVVDKVVDKRGTLETANAYLEYLYTPQAQELAGKHYYRPRDPKVLEKYGNVFVKTELVTIDDVFGGWQKAQTAHFSDGGTFDKIYKR, from the coding sequence ATGAAAAATGTCACAGGGAAACTTTTAACAGTCTTTATCTTAACAATTATTCCTTTGAGCCTGTTTGCGAAAGAGGTAACGCTTCTGAATGTTTCGTACGACCCGACAAGGGAATTTTATGAAGAGTACAACTCAGCGTTCGCAAAATACTGGCTGGATAAGACGGGGGACAAAGTAACTGTCAGGCAGTCGCACGGCGGTTCCGGCAAGCAGGCACGCTCTGTCATCGACGGGCTTGAGGCGGATGTGGTAACTCTCGCACTGGCTTATGATGTGGATGCTCTGCATGAGAAAGCAAACCTTATTCCTGCGGACTGGCAGAAACGCTTTAAGCAGAACAGCTCTCCGTACACCTCCACAATTGTTTTCCTCGTGAGAGCAGGCAACCCCAAAAATATTAAAGACTGGAATGACCTCACTAAACCCGGAGTTTCCGTTATTACTCCGAACCCGAAAACTTCCGGCGGCGCCAGATGGAACTACCTTGCCGCATGGGCTTACGCACTGAAGCATAACAACGGCAGCGAAGCGAAAGCGGCGGAATTTCTTTCAGCTCTTTTCAAAAATGTTCCCGTGCTGGATTCCGGTGCGAGAGGAGCAACAATAACCTTTGTCGAGAGAGGTATAGGCGATGTTTTCATATCATGGGAGAACGAGGCTTTCCTTGCGGTGAATAAGCTCGGCAAGGGCAAGTTCGAGATAGTTGTTCCTTCGCTGAGCATACTTGCGGAGCCTCCTGTAGCTGTGGTGGATAAGGTTGTGGATAAGCGGGGAACACTGGAAACAGCAAACGCCTATCTGGAATACCTCTACACACCGCAGGCGCAGGAGCTTGCCGGTAAACACTACTACCGCCCGAGGGATCCGAAAGTCCTTGAAAAATACGGTAATGTATTTGTGAAAACCGAGCTTGTCACCATTGATGATGTCTTCGGCGGATGGCAGAAGGCGCAGACCGCCCATTTCAGTGACGGCGGCACGTTCGACAAAATCTACAAAAGATAA
- the cysT gene encoding sulfate ABC transporter permease subunit CysT: MNKNNVIPGFGLSLGYTLLFLSLIVIIPLSTIIISVTSMSFGEFAAVVTDARSLASYKVTLLTSFFAASANLIIGFITAWVLTRYEFPGKSLLNAFVDLPFALPTAVAGVTLTALYAENGWLGAIPAKFGTKVVFNSWGITLALIFVTFPFVVRSVQPALEELEKELEEAAASLGAARFQTVRRIILPIISPSLITGFSLAFARGLGEYGSVIFISGNMPFQTEITPLLIVTKLEQYNYAEANALALVTLLTAFAVLFALGILKKLIRRIPA, from the coding sequence ATGAACAAAAACAATGTAATACCCGGATTCGGGCTGTCACTGGGCTATACTCTGCTTTTTCTCAGCCTTATTGTGATCATTCCGCTTTCCACAATCATAATATCTGTTACATCAATGTCTTTCGGTGAATTTGCCGCAGTAGTGACAGACGCACGATCTCTTGCGTCCTACAAGGTGACGCTGCTTACGTCTTTTTTTGCCGCTTCTGCAAACCTTATCATAGGCTTTATCACCGCTTGGGTGCTGACAAGATACGAGTTTCCGGGCAAATCGCTGCTCAATGCTTTTGTGGATCTTCCGTTTGCGCTGCCTACTGCCGTTGCAGGGGTGACTCTTACCGCTCTTTATGCGGAAAACGGGTGGCTGGGCGCAATTCCGGCGAAGTTTGGGACAAAGGTCGTTTTCAACTCGTGGGGAATAACCCTTGCCCTGATCTTTGTCACCTTCCCTTTTGTGGTGCGCAGTGTGCAGCCGGCTCTGGAAGAGCTTGAGAAAGAGCTTGAAGAAGCTGCCGCCAGTCTGGGAGCCGCAAGGTTTCAGACTGTAAGGCGGATTATACTGCCTATCATTTCTCCTTCACTGATCACAGGTTTTTCCCTTGCGTTTGCAAGAGGGCTGGGGGAATACGGCTCAGTTATTTTTATCTCCGGCAATATGCCGTTTCAGACTGAGATAACTCCGCTGCTGATAGTCACCAAACTTGAGCAGTACAATTACGCTGAGGCGAATGCCCTTGCTCTTGTCACTCTGCTTACCGCTTTTGCCGTGCTGTTTGCTCTTGGCATTCTCAAGAAGCTTATAAGGAGGATTCCCGCATGA
- the cysW gene encoding sulfate ABC transporter permease subunit CysW, whose protein sequence is MSQAVKRNGSALTEPAFVRYTLIGFVFLMFVLLLFTPLVFIFATAFRDGWDVYVRSVTEPNALAAVKLTLVAAVSAVVFNLIFGIAAAWAVTKFRFKGKNFLTALIDLPFSVSPVIAGLVFILLLGNHGPLGRWLIANDFKVIFAVPGIILATVFVTFPFIARELISLMQEQGTEEEEAAILLGASGWKTFLRITLPNIKIGLFYGIVLCSARAIGEFGAVSVVSGHIRGMTNTVPLHIEILYNEYQFTAAFAVSTILASTAVITLTAKRVLENISERKRAVKHENNH, encoded by the coding sequence ATGAGTCAGGCAGTCAAAAGAAACGGCAGTGCCCTCACAGAGCCGGCATTCGTACGCTATACCCTTATCGGCTTTGTGTTTCTGATGTTCGTGCTTCTGCTGTTCACACCTCTGGTTTTCATATTTGCCACGGCTTTCAGAGACGGGTGGGATGTCTATGTCAGGTCAGTTACAGAGCCCAATGCTCTTGCTGCTGTTAAGCTTACGCTTGTTGCCGCTGTTTCGGCCGTGGTCTTTAACCTTATTTTCGGTATCGCCGCCGCATGGGCGGTTACAAAGTTCCGTTTCAAAGGGAAGAATTTCCTCACGGCTCTTATCGATCTGCCTTTTTCGGTCTCGCCTGTTATAGCGGGTCTTGTGTTCATTCTCCTGCTCGGCAACCACGGTCCTTTGGGCAGATGGCTGATAGCCAATGACTTTAAGGTTATTTTTGCTGTGCCGGGGATAATACTGGCAACAGTTTTTGTAACCTTTCCGTTCATAGCCCGTGAGCTTATTTCGCTTATGCAGGAGCAGGGAACGGAAGAAGAGGAAGCAGCCATACTTCTCGGTGCTTCCGGCTGGAAAACCTTTCTGCGGATAACCCTGCCTAACATCAAAATAGGTCTTTTTTACGGAATTGTGCTTTGCAGCGCCAGAGCCATAGGCGAGTTCGGCGCTGTTTCTGTTGTTTCCGGACACATAAGGGGAATGACAAACACAGTGCCTCTTCATATCGAGATTCTTTACAACGAGTATCAGTTTACGGCTGCTTTTGCAGTTTCCACAATTCTGGCGTCCACGGCGGTTATCACGCTGACCGCGAAACGGGTGCTGGAAAATATCAGCGAGAGGAAAAGAGCGGTGAAACATGAAAATAACCATTGA
- a CDS encoding sulfate/molybdate ABC transporter ATP-binding protein, producing MKITIDKLNKFYGGYHALTDLDLEIASGELIALLGPSGSGKTTLLRTIAGLESFESGKIYFGEEDTSAQPLGRRGIGFVFQHYALFKHMKVFDNVAFGLTCKPKKSRPAKEEIRRKVRNLLKLVQLEHYADRFPSELSGGQRQRVALARALAVEPGVLLLDEPFGALDAKVRKELRKWLRRLHDELHITSIFVTHDQEEALEVADRIVIMHKGRIEQTGMPEEVYDKPANSFVYSFLGNVNLFHGRLVNGRMQFENTSVDESDKELDVKDAALFVRPHDVQVLPADSPEGISAKVSFMRQRGSVVNIELYADEGGGRYIDAEISKDASDLLGLKVGENVKLRFKNTKIYTKDEEAYSYVI from the coding sequence ATGAAAATAACCATTGATAAACTGAACAAATTTTACGGCGGTTATCATGCCCTTACAGATCTTGACCTTGAGATAGCAAGCGGCGAGCTGATCGCTCTTCTGGGACCTTCCGGTTCGGGGAAAACCACGCTTCTGCGCACAATAGCAGGGCTGGAAAGCTTTGAAAGCGGCAAAATCTATTTCGGCGAAGAGGATACTTCCGCTCAGCCGCTGGGAAGAAGGGGCATAGGTTTTGTATTCCAGCACTATGCGCTGTTTAAGCACATGAAGGTGTTTGACAATGTGGCGTTCGGTCTCACATGTAAACCGAAAAAAAGCCGCCCCGCCAAGGAGGAGATCAGGAGAAAGGTACGGAATCTCCTTAAGCTTGTTCAGCTTGAGCACTATGCGGACAGATTTCCGTCAGAACTTTCCGGCGGGCAGAGGCAGAGGGTCGCACTCGCCAGAGCGCTTGCTGTGGAGCCCGGAGTTCTGCTGCTGGATGAACCGTTCGGCGCTCTGGATGCCAAGGTTCGCAAGGAACTTCGCAAGTGGCTGAGAAGGCTCCATGACGAACTGCATATAACCAGTATATTCGTGACCCATGATCAGGAGGAGGCGCTTGAGGTGGCGGACAGAATCGTGATCATGCACAAAGGGCGCATAGAACAGACCGGCATGCCGGAAGAGGTTTATGATAAGCCCGCAAACAGCTTTGTTTACAGCTTTCTGGGCAATGTGAACCTGTTCCACGGAAGACTTGTAAACGGACGCATGCAGTTTGAGAACACCTCCGTGGATGAATCAGATAAGGAACTTGACGTTAAGGACGCGGCGCTGTTTGTCCGCCCTCATGATGTGCAGGTTCTCCCCGCGGATTCGCCGGAGGGCATCAGCGCAAAGGTTTCGTTCATGCGCCAGAGGGGTTCGGTCGTAAACATAGAACTTTATGCTGATGAAGGCGGAGGCAGGTACATAGACGCCGAAATCTCAAAGGACGCATCCGATCTTCTTGGATTGAAGGTCGGTGAAAATGTGAAGCTCAGGTTTAAAAATACAAAAATCTACACCAAGGATGAGGAGGCGTACAGCTATGTCATATAA
- a CDS encoding phosphoadenylyl-sulfate reductase has product MSYKTLLSRWREEETLGALKFFSGVFEGRHTLAFSHQVEDVVLLDLMKRAGCTPRVFTISTGKLFPESEAMNSDVEEFFGIRLDVIRPQAAEVRRMTEEHGEDLFYRSAELRRLCCRVRKVVPLNAYLKDFSLWFTGLRREQSPTRTDIDVLEYDELSGIYKASPLLAWKTEQVMEYAAKHRLPHNPLYAKGFLSIGCEPCTRPASDPADIRSGRWWWESPEHKECGLHLKK; this is encoded by the coding sequence ATGTCATATAAAACGCTTCTGAGCCGCTGGCGTGAGGAGGAAACACTCGGTGCGCTTAAATTTTTCTCCGGCGTGTTTGAAGGACGCCATACTCTGGCGTTCAGTCATCAGGTCGAAGATGTGGTTCTGCTTGACCTGATGAAAAGAGCAGGGTGCACGCCGAGGGTCTTCACCATCTCCACCGGAAAGCTTTTTCCCGAATCAGAAGCTATGAACAGTGATGTTGAGGAGTTTTTCGGAATCCGGCTTGATGTTATCAGACCGCAGGCGGCTGAAGTGCGGAGAATGACGGAGGAGCACGGCGAAGATCTTTTTTACAGAAGTGCCGAACTGCGGAGGCTTTGCTGCCGTGTGCGTAAGGTTGTTCCGCTGAATGCTTATCTGAAAGATTTTTCCCTTTGGTTTACAGGTCTTCGCAGGGAGCAGTCGCCAACCAGAACTGATATTGATGTTCTGGAATATGACGAATTATCAGGAATATATAAAGCCAGCCCTCTCTTGGCTTGGAAAACGGAGCAGGTCATGGAATATGCGGCGAAACACAGGCTGCCTCATAACCCGCTCTATGCAAAGGGCTTCCTCAGCATAGGCTGTGAGCCTTGCACAAGACCCGCATCAGATCCCGCGGACATAAGAAGCGGCAGATGGTGGTGGGAATCGCCGGAACATAAGGAATGCGGTCTGCATCTGAAAAAATAG
- the cysD gene encoding sulfate adenylyltransferase subunit CysD, producing MDHLQKLEAHSVYILREAYREFKSLSMLWSIGKDSTVLLWLTRKAFFGHVPFPLIHIDTAYKVPEMITYRNELCLKYHINLIVGQNTEALANNETFLGGLDRLACCKRLKTEALVNTLSGAWERQRLDFETGALVPDKSREVFTGVIAGVRADEEGSRSKERVFSARDEKSEWDTASQPPELWNQYKTEFAPGTHVRIHPLLDWTELNIWEYIEREKIPVIPLYFNHGDGRRYRSLGCWPCTKPVESDARTVSEIIDELKSGKFRNIAERSGREQDKEGGGTLEALRKDGYM from the coding sequence ATGGATCATCTGCAAAAACTGGAAGCGCACAGTGTGTACATACTCAGGGAGGCTTACAGAGAGTTCAAGAGCCTTTCCATGCTGTGGTCTATAGGAAAGGACAGCACTGTTCTTCTCTGGCTTACAAGGAAAGCATTTTTCGGGCATGTACCCTTTCCGCTTATTCATATAGACACTGCGTATAAAGTGCCGGAAATGATAACTTACCGCAACGAGCTCTGCCTGAAATACCACATAAATCTCATTGTGGGGCAGAACACGGAGGCCCTTGCAAATAATGAAACCTTTCTCGGCGGACTGGATAGGCTTGCCTGCTGCAAAAGGCTCAAGACAGAAGCCCTTGTGAATACCCTTTCCGGTGCGTGGGAGCGGCAAAGGCTTGATTTTGAAACAGGCGCGCTTGTGCCGGATAAATCAAGAGAGGTTTTCACCGGAGTGATAGCCGGAGTGAGGGCGGATGAGGAAGGAAGCCGCTCCAAGGAGCGCGTGTTTTCCGCAAGGGATGAAAAGAGCGAGTGGGACACCGCAAGCCAGCCGCCTGAGCTCTGGAACCAGTATAAAACCGAATTTGCGCCCGGAACCCATGTCCGCATACATCCGCTTTTGGATTGGACTGAGCTGAACATCTGGGAATACATAGAACGGGAAAAGATACCGGTAATCCCCCTGTACTTTAACCACGGGGACGGCAGAAGATACCGCTCTCTCGGCTGCTGGCCCTGCACAAAGCCTGTTGAGTCGGACGCGCGAACAGTCAGTGAGATCATTGATGAGCTGAAAAGCGGCAAATTCAGGAATATAGCCGAGCGTTCCGGCAGGGAGCAGGACAAGGAGGGGGGCGGAACCCTCGAAGCACTGAGAAAGGACGGGTATATGTAA
- a CDS encoding sulfate adenylyltransferase subunit 1, translating into MKRMNIVITGHVDHGKSTLTGRLLADTGSLPEGKLEAVKAMCAGNSRPFEYAFLLDALADEQKQGITIDSARVFFKSLMREYIIIDAPGHIEFLKNMLSGASRASAAVLIIDAKEGIAENSKRHGLLLSLLGIRQVAVVVNKMDLVNYSRDVFEGICRDYGLFLAELGVQPQHFIPVAAREGVNLISNSVSTPWYTGKSVLEALDGFDDEQSLEDKPFSMSLQDVYKFTENNDERRIFAGTPSSGRISAGDRVDFLPSGKTSVISTVEGFNTEQRFSAGAGEAAGFTLETQVYVKPGEVMVKEGDESIKVSDRFRANIFWLGSRPFETGKEYKLKIGCAKVSGTIEKIEKLIDAQSLEKETDRKGIRRHEAATLLLKTSAPIAFDTFDANEPLGRFVIIDDYNIAGGGIILDALEKSSVKRIGVYSNQEIELNRFIRKHYPHWECRSIEE; encoded by the coding sequence ATGAAAAGGATGAATATTGTCATAACAGGTCATGTTGACCACGGAAAAAGCACGCTGACGGGCAGACTCCTTGCCGATACCGGCAGCCTGCCCGAAGGTAAGCTGGAGGCGGTGAAGGCAATGTGCGCCGGCAATTCCCGCCCGTTTGAATATGCCTTCCTGCTTGATGCCTTGGCTGATGAGCAGAAGCAGGGGATCACCATAGATTCAGCCAGAGTGTTTTTCAAAAGCCTCATGCGGGAATATATCATAATCGATGCTCCGGGGCACATAGAGTTTCTTAAAAATATGCTCAGCGGAGCTTCCAGAGCGTCCGCAGCAGTGCTGATAATAGACGCGAAGGAAGGGATAGCCGAGAACTCCAAGCGCCACGGTCTTCTGCTTTCGCTTCTGGGAATAAGGCAGGTTGCTGTTGTGGTGAACAAGATGGATCTGGTGAACTACAGCAGGGATGTCTTTGAAGGCATCTGTCGTGACTACGGTCTGTTTCTGGCAGAACTCGGCGTACAGCCCCAGCATTTTATACCTGTTGCGGCGAGGGAGGGAGTGAACCTCATTTCAAATTCCGTCAGCACACCATGGTACACCGGCAAAAGCGTTTTGGAGGCTCTGGACGGTTTTGACGATGAGCAGTCACTTGAGGACAAACCCTTTTCCATGTCATTGCAGGACGTTTATAAATTTACGGAAAACAATGATGAACGAAGGATTTTCGCAGGTACACCCTCCTCCGGCAGAATCAGCGCAGGGGACAGGGTGGATTTTCTCCCCTCCGGTAAAACCAGCGTGATCAGCACCGTTGAAGGCTTCAATACCGAACAGAGATTCAGCGCAGGGGCAGGTGAGGCAGCGGGCTTCACCCTTGAAACTCAGGTTTACGTAAAGCCCGGGGAAGTTATGGTGAAGGAGGGGGACGAAAGCATCAAGGTATCCGACAGATTCAGGGCAAATATTTTCTGGCTAGGTTCAAGACCCTTTGAAACGGGCAAAGAATATAAACTGAAAATAGGTTGCGCCAAAGTATCTGGCACTATAGAGAAAATAGAAAAGCTTATTGACGCCCAGAGTCTTGAGAAGGAGACGGACAGGAAAGGGATCAGACGGCACGAGGCTGCGACCCTGCTCCTTAAAACATCAGCGCCCATAGCATTTGATACATTTGATGCCAATGAGCCTTTGGGAAGATTTGTGATTATAGATGACTACAACATAGCAGGTGGGGGAATAATCCTTGACGCCCTTGAAAAGTCATCGGTGAAGAGAATCGGGGTATACTCCAATCAGGAAATAGAACTCAACAGGTTCATAAGAAAGCATTATCCGCACTGGGAATGCAGAAGCATAGAAGAGTAA
- a CDS encoding nitrite/sulfite reductase, with the protein MDLYRLPEGYYEVIDSFEVVLRSWLSGGTDMDEFRKTCAGFGIYEQKQQGTFMQRIRLAGGIIDASLLGSLISLAEEYAGGFLHITTRQNVQLHDVAPENLGKLQRRLADLSLLTKTAGGNCVRNVLIDPLSGVSADDVFDVSPYGLELSNRLPEYPVFTALPRKFKIALSSSREDRALCAIADLGLIAVKRKGRRGFSVCTGGGLGAKSMTGDRLLDFIPASDILIAALAFGELFAEYGQGVPRSQARLRFLIERTGRDEFFKILKTKLKKFSDDKSLKIKRRSFSYARETNNWVFEDSKWTDLFVTPQRQTGRYTVKIPLFFGQVSADTAALVIAFCKKYPKTEIRFTQTQNILLRGVSAAILREAKGLAFGISSLAGANGFLSDIKTCVGTDFCRLSAASSSGLLKGITDAVTADKELSGFEDARIGISGCVNGCGHTALADLGFGGKAGKDKSGERADWFRIFIGGSLKGIGIDIGELPAVNIPAFTVDVLKKYKASGAVSFGDFLADGGRSEAETLLKEYL; encoded by the coding sequence GTGGATTTGTACAGACTTCCCGAAGGTTACTATGAAGTTATAGACAGCTTTGAGGTCGTTTTGCGCAGTTGGCTGAGCGGCGGAACGGATATGGATGAGTTCCGGAAAACCTGCGCAGGTTTCGGAATTTACGAGCAGAAACAGCAGGGAACGTTCATGCAGAGGATACGTCTTGCAGGGGGAATAATCGATGCGTCTCTGCTGGGTTCACTGATCAGCCTTGCGGAAGAGTATGCGGGCGGTTTTCTGCATATAACCACGAGGCAGAATGTCCAGCTTCATGATGTCGCACCTGAGAATCTGGGAAAATTACAGCGCAGGCTGGCGGATCTCTCGCTGCTGACAAAAACCGCGGGGGGGAACTGCGTCCGTAATGTACTGATTGATCCTCTTTCCGGCGTTTCGGCGGATGACGTTTTCGATGTTTCACCCTACGGGCTGGAGCTTTCCAACCGACTGCCGGAGTATCCTGTCTTTACCGCCCTGCCGCGGAAGTTCAAGATTGCCCTTTCATCCTCAAGAGAGGACAGGGCTCTGTGCGCGATAGCGGATCTGGGACTGATCGCTGTTAAAAGGAAAGGGCGCCGCGGCTTTTCTGTCTGCACAGGCGGGGGACTCGGTGCAAAATCCATGACCGGAGACAGGCTGCTGGATTTCATTCCCGCTTCGGATATTCTTATTGCGGCGCTTGCTTTCGGCGAGCTTTTTGCGGAATACGGGCAGGGGGTTCCCCGATCTCAGGCGAGGCTGCGCTTCCTCATAGAAAGGACGGGCAGGGATGAGTTTTTTAAGATACTCAAGACAAAACTGAAAAAATTCTCAGATGATAAATCACTGAAAATAAAGCGCAGAAGCTTCAGCTATGCTCGTGAAACGAATAACTGGGTGTTTGAAGACTCAAAATGGACTGATCTCTTTGTCACTCCGCAAAGGCAGACAGGGCGTTACACAGTAAAAATTCCACTGTTTTTCGGGCAGGTTTCAGCAGATACGGCGGCACTGGTGATCGCCTTCTGCAAAAAATATCCGAAAACCGAAATCCGTTTCACACAGACGCAGAACATTCTGCTGCGTGGTGTGAGTGCGGCAATTCTTCGAGAAGCAAAAGGGCTTGCTTTCGGGATCAGCAGTCTTGCCGGAGCGAACGGTTTTTTGAGTGATATAAAAACCTGCGTGGGCACAGATTTTTGCAGGCTTTCCGCCGCTTCTTCATCCGGTCTGCTTAAGGGGATAACTGATGCGGTAACGGCGGATAAGGAACTCAGCGGTTTTGAAGACGCGCGTATAGGGATCTCAGGCTGTGTCAACGGCTGCGGACATACTGCTCTGGCTGATTTGGGGTTCGGCGGCAAGGCAGGAAAGGATAAATCGGGCGAAAGGGCGGACTGGTTCCGCATCTTCATCGGCGGTTCACTGAAAGGCATAGGTATAGATATCGGCGAGCTTCCGGCAGTGAATATTCCTGCTTTTACGGTAGATGTGCTGAAAAAATATAAGGCTTCCGGGGCTGTTTCTTTCGGTGATTTTCTCGCTGACGGCGGAAGGAGTGAGGCAGAGACATTGTTGAAAGAATATTTGTGA
- a CDS encoding succinate dehydrogenase iron-sulfur subunit: MKKVTFEIFRYDPDKDKEAYYKTYDVELRRPGYLMLDALNQIKWELDPTLTYRRSCREGVCGSDGINVNGVNMLSCMTKVEDLGSDHIVIQPLPGMNVMRDLVVDVDDFFTKFITVKPYLIRKSPNPDKEIYQSPEDRKKLDGLYECIACGCCSSSCPSYWADKKYLGPNAFLRAWRYLADSRDEGAEERLPILNDKHGVWRCHTIYNCVEACPKELNPTEAIMNIRKMLLDTEF, from the coding sequence ATGAAGAAGGTTACATTCGAAATATTCAGGTACGATCCCGACAAGGACAAGGAAGCGTACTACAAAACATACGATGTCGAACTGAGACGCCCCGGCTACCTCATGCTTGACGCTCTTAACCAGATCAAATGGGAGCTTGATCCCACGCTGACATACCGCAGATCATGCCGTGAAGGTGTTTGCGGTTCTGACGGTATCAACGTTAACGGCGTGAACATGCTCTCGTGCATGACAAAGGTTGAAGACCTCGGCAGCGATCACATAGTGATTCAGCCGCTTCCCGGCATGAACGTTATGAGAGACCTCGTGGTTGACGTTGATGATTTCTTCACGAAATTCATCACTGTTAAGCCTTACCTCATAAGAAAATCGCCCAATCCCGACAAGGAAATCTACCAGTCTCCGGAAGACAGGAAGAAGCTTGACGGTCTGTATGAGTGTATTGCCTGCGGATGCTGCTCATCCTCATGCCCCTCATACTGGGCTGACAAAAAATACCTCGGACCCAACGCCTTCCTCAGAGCATGGAGATACCTCGCTGACTCAAGGGACGAAGGAGCTGAGGAGCGTCTGCCTATCCTCAACGATAAGCACGGCGTATGGAGATGCCACACTATCTACAACTGTGTAGAGGCATGCCCCAAAGAACTCAACCCCACAGAAGCAATAATGAACATCAGAAAAATGCTTCTGGACACTGAGTTCTGA